A stretch of DNA from Cerasicoccus sp. TK19100:
TCCATTTTTAACTTTCTTCGTGCGCATGAGCGCACCCTCGCCGTGGCGGAGTCTTGCACTGGCGGCCTGCTAGCCAATGCCTTTACGGACATCCCCGGTGCGAGCAAGGTCTTCGCTGGCGGCATTGTTTGCTACAGCAACGAGTCCAAGATGGAGCTGCTCGGCGTGCCCGAGTGCCTGATTTTGCAGCATGGTGCCGTCAGCGCGGAATGCGCCGTAGCCATGGCCGAAGGTGCTGCCGAACGGCTGGGCACGGATTACGCGCTATCCGTCACAGGCTACGCCGGCCCCTGCGGCGGCACAGAGGAGAACCCCGTCGGCACGGTTTACATCGGCTACCACAGCCCCCTCGGCACGTGGTGCATCCGCATGGTCCACCCCGGCGAGCGCAGCGCCGTCAAGGTCCGCGCCGTCAACCGCGCCTTGGACATCATGCGCCGCAAGCTCCAGAAATATAACCTCGAGGAAGCCCTCGTGTGTGAGTGCCACGCAAAGCCGGCCATCGCCGAGGATTAGCCAACGCTACTTGAGCAATTGGCAACCGTCCAGCCGGGCCATGCGTTTGTCGTTCGTCAGCACCTCAAAATCCCGCGCAGTGTATTCTTGTGCGATGAGGCGGTCCAGCAACCCCGCGCCAGTTGTTTTTTCCAGTATCTCAATCACCGCATGTCCATTCAAGGGCTGCACAGCACCAGCACTAAAAAGCGCCAGCATCGCCTTTCGCGCATCGGCTTTGGATATTTCATAAAAATGCTGCAGCGTAATGTAAGCTTCGCCGATCACTTGATTCGACACGAATAATTGAGCTGCAGCTTTCTCAGCAAAGAGCCGCTCCAACGCCTTGGTTGTTTTCGTAAAATCTGGCTCCGGATGCCCGGTGAGCAGCCGAACAAAAACCGAGGTATCAATCCCGTAGTTTGATGTCTCTGGCGGCATGGCGAATCGCATCCATATTTGGAGCAGGCAGGGTCATGTTCACTTTGTTTCTCAGAGGCGCAAGCAAGCTCGCGTCAAAGCGCTTGGGCTTCAAAACATAGCCCTCGCCGGTATCCTGCAGCTCGATGACATCACCCGATTGCAGGTGCAGCTTGTCCATGACCTCCTTGGGGAAAGTCACTTGGCGCTTGCTGGTGATCTTTAAAAGCATGCCTTACTTTATAGCCTAGAGGGTAAGGCGTCAAATACATTACTTCGTCTTGCGCATGGTGCGGGATTGGTTAGACTGATCACAATCTTAACCCCCGTTTGCCCAATGAATCGCGATCTTGCCCTCGATAAACTAAAGAACCACGACGAACCGTTTGACTTCGTCATCATCGGCGGCGGCGCTACCGGCCTCGGGTGTGCGGTCGACGCCGCCAGCCGCGGACACTCCGTCGCGCTGATCGAAATGGCGGACTTCGCCAAGGCTACCTCCAGCCGCAGCACGAAGCTCGTCCACGGCGGCGTGCGCTACCTCAAGCAAGGTAACATCTCACTCGTGCTTGAAGCGCTCAAAGAGCGCGGTCGCCTCTGCGAAAACGCGCCGCACCTCGTGAGCCATCAGGCGTTCATCGTGCCGATCTACAGTTGGTGGGAAGGCCCGTTTTACGGCATCGGCATGAAGGTTTATGACATGCTCGCTGGTCGCCTCGGCCTGGAGCCATCAGAGAACCTGAGCCGCGAGGAAACCCTGAAGCGCATCCCCACGCTGGAGCAGGAGGGCTTGCAGGGCGGCGTCATTTATTACGATGGCCAGTTCGACGATTCGCGCCTCGCGGTCAACCTCGCGCAAACGGTGTTCGACCAAGGCGGCATTGCGATCAATTACGTGAAGGCCGTCGGTCTGGAGAAAGAAGCCGGCCTGATCTCCGGCGTCGAATGCGAGGACGTCGAGACCAATGAACATTTCCACATTCGCGCCAAAGCCGTCATCAACGCGACCGGTATTTTCAGCGACAGCGTGCGCCACCTCGACGACCCCAGCGCGCAAAAGATGATCACCGCCAGCCAGGGCGTGCACCTCGTGTTGCCCAAAGAATTTGTTCCCGGCGACGCCGCAGTAATGGTCCCGCACACCACCGATGGTCGCGTGCTTTTCGCCGTGCCGTGGCACGAACATGTCGTCGTCGGCACCACGGACACGCCACGCGACAACATCGAGCTGGAGCCCCGCGCGCTGGAGGAAGAGATCGACTTCATCCTGGCCAACGCCGCGCAATACCTCGCGCGTGACCCGCAGCGCAGTGACGTGCTAAGCGTCTTCGCAGGCTTGCGACCACTCGTCAAAAGCGGTGGCAGCGGCAACACCGCCGCCATCTCGCGCGACCACACCATCGTCGTCGCCGACAGCGGGCTGATCACGATTTGCGGCGGCAAGTGGACCACCTATCGCAAGATGGCCGAAGACTGCATCGACCAGGCCGAGATGATTGCCGGAATTGAAACCCGCCCCTGCGCAACAGCGGAATTAAAGATCCACGGTGCCACCGACACCCCCGCCACGGACCATGCGCTGATGAGCCTCTACGGCAGCGATGGGCGCGACATCCATGCGCAAAACGAGGCCCAGCCAGAGCTCGCCGCCCAGCTCCACCCCGACCTGCCCTACACCGTGGGCGAGGTCCACTGGGCCGTGAAGCACGAGATGGCCCGCAAGGCCGAAGACGTCCTGGCCCGTCGCACGCGCGCTTTGTTTTTAAATGCGCAAGCCGCCCATGACAGCGCCCAACCGGTGGCGGAAATCATCGCTGCCGAGCTTGGCAAAAGCGCCGACTGGGCCACCGCCGAAGCCCAGCGTTTTCAAAAACTCGCCAGCGGCTATCTCGTAAAAAAGTAAGCAGTCGCACGCGGTCTTCGACCTTCAAGCTGGCACCGCAACCCGTGACGCCAGAGACCCAGCCCACCAAGGCGGACGGGCAGCACTGGGCGCCAATCGCTGCCCGACAGCAACGTTCTTTAAATACGCAGACGAGCGGCCCGAGGGATAACTTTACGCTGGTCTCTGCCCGCTCACGCTTCAAGCTCTGGGGCCATGAAGCGGAAAATTTGCAAGGAATGCGACACCCCGTTGCAACCGGGTGCCGAGTATTGCGGGCGCTGCGGTGCCGGGGTGCGCCAGGTGCCGGTGGGCTGCGCGATCTTCGTGCTGCTGGGCATCCTCGGGGCCATCGTCTTCGCTCTCCTGTTCTTGAAATCCGCCCTTTGACACCATGCCCAACCGACTAGCCGAATCCCCGAGCCTCTACCTGCGCCAACACGCCAACAACCCCGTGGACTGGTATCCCTGGGGCGAGGAAGCCTTTACCGCCGCCCGCGAGCAGAACAAACCACTGCTGGTCTCCGTCGGCTACAGCGCCTGCCACTGGTGCCACGTGATGGCCCACGAGTGTTTTGAAAACGCCGGCATCGCCCGCCTGATGAACCAGCACTTCATCTGCATCAAGGTCGACCGCGAGGAGCACCCCGATGTGGACCAGATCTACATGGAGGCCGTGCAAATGATCACCCAGCGCGGCGGCTGGCCCCTGAACGCCTTTTGCCTGCCAGACGGCCGCCCATTCTTTGGCGGCACCTACTTCCCGCCGGAAGACCGCGGCCATGGCATCGTCCCCTGGCCTCAGCTGCTCATGCGCGTCTCGGACTACTACCACAAGAACCGCGACGAGCTGGAGGAAAACGCCGACAACATTCTTAAAAACATGGCCGAGGGCAACAAGCCCATCGGCGCGACCGGCGAAGACCTCGAAGGCCAACACCTGATCACCGCGGCCGAAGGCATCTGCACCCAGCACGATGACGAGTGGGGCGGCTTCGGCGAGGCGCCGAAATTCCCGCCGTCGATGACGCTCGACTTCCTCATGGCCGTGCGCGGTTCGGCCGCCTGCGAGTCCAAGCCCACCCTTGCGCAGCGCATCGACCAAGTCACTCAAATGACGCTCAAGGGCATGGCCCACGGCGGCCTCTTTGACCAGGTCGGTGGCGGCTTCTCCCGCTACAGCGTCGACAAGCTTTGGCTGATTCCCCACTTCGAAAAAATGCTCTACGACAACGGCCTGCTGCTCGACGCCTAC
This window harbors:
- a CDS encoding type II toxin-antitoxin system VapC family toxin, with translation MPPETSNYGIDTSVFVRLLTGHPEPDFTKTTKALERLFAEKAAAQLFVSNQVIGEAYITLQHFYEISKADARKAMLALFSAGAVQPLNGHAVIEILEKTTGAGLLDRLIAQEYTARDFEVLTNDKRMARLDGCQLLK
- a CDS encoding AbrB/MazE/SpoVT family DNA-binding domain-containing protein, coding for MLLKITSKRQVTFPKEVMDKLHLQSGDVIELQDTGEGYVLKPKRFDASLLAPLRNKVNMTLPAPNMDAIRHAARDIKLRD
- a CDS encoding glycerol-3-phosphate dehydrogenase/oxidase, whose amino-acid sequence is MNRDLALDKLKNHDEPFDFVIIGGGATGLGCAVDAASRGHSVALIEMADFAKATSSRSTKLVHGGVRYLKQGNISLVLEALKERGRLCENAPHLVSHQAFIVPIYSWWEGPFYGIGMKVYDMLAGRLGLEPSENLSREETLKRIPTLEQEGLQGGVIYYDGQFDDSRLAVNLAQTVFDQGGIAINYVKAVGLEKEAGLISGVECEDVETNEHFHIRAKAVINATGIFSDSVRHLDDPSAQKMITASQGVHLVLPKEFVPGDAAVMVPHTTDGRVLFAVPWHEHVVVGTTDTPRDNIELEPRALEEEIDFILANAAQYLARDPQRSDVLSVFAGLRPLVKSGGSGNTAAISRDHTIVVADSGLITICGGKWTTYRKMAEDCIDQAEMIAGIETRPCATAELKIHGATDTPATDHALMSLYGSDGRDIHAQNEAQPELAAQLHPDLPYTVGEVHWAVKHEMARKAEDVLARRTRALFLNAQAAHDSAQPVAEIIAAELGKSADWATAEAQRFQKLASGYLVKK